The genomic window ATATATTGTTGCTCTATAAATTCATATATCTTATGAGCTTCTTTTAATTGTTCTTCTGTTAAGTGTATGTAAGGCTCTTCTCGTATGTGTGAAATATAGTTTTCTACAGGTTGAGACATTGCTAACTTATCAAGAAATCCAAATCCAGTTGTTACGAGCTTAATGCGTGCATCTTCAGAAATTTCAATAACTTGAACTACAGAATAGGGGAGAAGAAGAACAAAACTGCCACGCTTTATATCTATAGTATTTATGTCGACTGCAATCTTAGCTGTGCCTGCAATACATATAAATACAATCACTCCAGAATCTAATATCATAGGCCCTTTGTCTTTCAACGAATGAAAGTTGGTAGAGTCGCTATCGAACAGTAGATAACCTTCGTTAGTTAATTCCTCTCTTTTTTTATTTAATGGAGTCGGGTTTATACTCATAGCTTTCTTTATTGTTTGTGTCAAAAGTAACAATTATAGATGAAATTTGTTATATAATAAAACAATAAAAAAGGGAAATAATGGACAATATACAGGCTTTATTAATAAATACTCTGTAGTTATAGTCGCTTACCTTTGTGTGATGAAAATGTTATATAAGAAAATAAATGAATTAAATATGAAAAAGAGTTTAGTTTTAATGTTGGCAGTCTTTCTTCTTGTTGGCTGTAAAGATGCAAAACAAGACAAAGCAGTGGTAAGGAATGTTAAAGTAGACACTGTGACGGTTTATGGCGAAGTGAGTAGTAGCACATTTCCTGGTAAGGTAATAGCATCTTCGGATATAAATCTGGCATTTAGAGTTGGAGGTCCTATTAGTAAGGTGTATGTTGGTGTTGGTTCTTATGTTCGCAAGGGACAAGTGTTGGCAGAGATAGATTCGAGAGATTATGAAGTTCAGCTTGCAGCTACCGAGGCAGAGTATAATCGTATAAAGAATGAGGCAGAGCGTATAGCTAAACTTTATGAAAAGGGAACCGTAACTCCTAACGATTACGATAAGGCTCGTTTTGGATATAAACAAATAGAATCAAAACTTAATGCTCATCGCAATGCGCTTAAAGATACTAAGCTTATAGCTCCGAGTGATGGTTATGTTCAGAAACGCCTGTTCGAACCAGGAGAAACCGTAGGCGCAGGTATGCCTGTAATTTCTATGATAAACACAGGTCTTGGCGAAGTGGAAATTAATATTCCTTCGTCTGATTATATTCGTAGAGAAAGTTTCGATTCGTATTATTGTACTGTAGATATTTATTCGGGTAAAACGTTTAATCTCGAACCTATAGGCATAACTCGTAAGGCTAATGCTAATCAGCTTTACACTATGCGTTTTAGACTTAAAGACGAGAATAAAGAAATGCCCGGACCGGGAATGTCGGTTATGGTAACTATAAATTATAAACCAGAAGACAGTAATATGGTAGTTGTGCCTAATGTTGCTGTATTTAATGCCGACAATATAAATAAGGTGTGGGTGTATAATAAAGAGAATGAAACAGTATCGGCAAAGAGTGTCGAACTGGTTAATATATTGAGTAACGGTATGGCTGTAATCTCTTCGGGACTTACAGTTGGAGATGTTGTGGTGTCGGCAGGTGTTCATTCGCTTAAAGAAGGTGAGAAAGTAAAGTTATTACCTAATACATCGTCAACTAATATAGGAGGAATGTTATGATAGACTTTGGAGGTTGGGGGTTGAAGAACTCTAAATTGGTTTACTTTCTCGTATTTATATTAACAATAGGAGGGGTGTTGGCTATAAGAAGTATGGGTAAATTAGAAGACCCAGAACTTATTGTTAAGCAAGCAATGGTGGTTACTACTTATCCTGGAGCTTCGGCTCATCAGGTAGAGCTTGAAGTAACAGATGTGTTGGAGAAGTCGATTCGAACAATGAAAGATGTAGATTATGTGGAGAGTCGTTCGATGAATGATTTGTCTATGATTACCATAAATCTTTCTACTCTTGTGCCTAACAATGGGGTGGAAGATGTTTGGAATATTCTTAGACGTAAAGTATCGGACGTGCAAAGTCAGCTACCCGAAGGAGCTTCGGCATCTATTGTTAAAGACGATTTCGGTGATGTGATGGGAATGTTTTATGCTATGACATCAGATGGCTTTACCGACAGAGAATTGGGTGATTATGCCGATCTGCTTAAACGCAATATATTGGAGATAGAAGGTGTATCGCGTGTAGATATTTACGGACAAGGCAAAGAGTGTATCAATATAGAACTTTACGAAGATAAGTTGGCTAACTTAGGAGTATCGCCAGCCGAAGTTCTTTCTACTCTTACAGGACAAAATAAAACAGTTTATTCCGGCTATTATGAAGCAGGAGGTTCTCGAATAAGGCTCTCTGTTAACGACAGATACAGAGATGTTTCTGATATAGAAGAGTTGCTTTTACAAGGACATCAAGGCGATCAGTTTAGGTTGAAAGATATTGCTAAAGTATCGCTTGGTTACGAATCTCCTGTTCGTAATATGCTTAATTACGACAACAAGAAAGCTTTAGGTATAACTATCTCGGCAGTAACCGAAGCCGATATTACTCAGGTTGGGGCAAAGGTAGAAAAGTTGATAGAAGACTTAACTAATAATCGTTTGCCTGTGGGTATAGAATTACATAAGGTGTTCTTTCAGCCCGATAGAGTACATAACTCTCTGAATAGTTTTTGGATTAATCTAACAGAGTCGGTACTTATAGTTGTGATACTGTTGATTATATTTATGGGCTTTAAGAGTGGTATTATTATAGGTGTAAATCTTATAATAATAATATTCGGTTCGGTGCTTGTGCTTAACTTTACAGGAGGAACATTACAGAGGGTGTCTCTTGCTTCCTTCGTGTTGGCTATGGGTATGCTTGTTGATAATGCAATAGTTATACTCGACGGTATTCTTATAGACCTAAAGCGAGGCATACCTCGAAAAGAAGCTCTCACTAATATAGGAAAGAAAACGGCTATGCCTTTGTTGGGAGCAACGCTTATTGCTATACTTGCATTCTTCCCTATTTATCTGTCTCCTGATACGGCAGGTATTTATGTGCGCGATTTATTTATTGTGCTTGCAGTCTCTCTTATCATTAGTTGGATACTTGCCCTTGTGTATGTGCCTATACAGGCTGATAGAATGATAAAGGCGAGCAACGATAAATCTAATGAAGATCCATTTGCAAGCAAGGGTTATAAAGCTCTCCGAAAAGTTCTTACTTGGACTCTCAACAATAGAACGATAACCATATCGTGTACTGTAATTCTGCTGTTTGTTGCTTTACTTTGTTATAGGTTATTGCCACAGGGGTTCTTCCCAGATATGGACTACGACCAATTATATATAGAGTATAAACTACCCGAAGGTAATTCGAGCGATAAGGTTGAAGAAGATTTAATATCTATTACCGACTACTTATTATCGCGCGATGAAATTACTCACGTTACAACTTCAGTAGGAGGAACTCCTGCTCGCTACAACTTAGTGAGAAGTGTTGCTGAGCCGTCGTTATCTTATGGCGAACTTATTGTAGATTATACTTCTTCTAAAAAATTAGTATCTACTATTGATGAGATACAGCAGTATCTTACCGATCATTATCCGCAGGCTTATGTTAGGCTGAAAAGATATAATCTTATGTATAAGAAATATCCTATAGAGGTACAGTTTAATGGTCCCGACCCAGCGGTTCTTCGTAATCTAACAGAACAGGCTTTGGATATAATGGACAAAAGTGATGCTATATTTCTTACTAAATCAGATTGGGAACCTAAAACTCCTACGTTTATGGTCGACTATAATCAGTCTATCGCACGCAATGTAGGGCTTAGCCGACAAGATGTTGGTCTTTCTCTTCTTAGTGCTACTAACGGAATACCAGCAAGTGTGTTTTACGATAGTAATCAACGACAAACTATTTACCTTAAATGTGTGAATAGTGAAGGTAAACCTATTGAAAATCTTCAGAATGCTTCGGTATTTGGTATGATACCTTCGCTTAACTTCTTGAATAAAGAACTAATCCAAGGGCTTATAACTGGTGCTTATACCGAAGAAGATGTACTGAATGAGATGATGAGTACAGTTCCTCTAAGCCAAGTAGCCGATGGAGTTAAACTTGTTTGGGAAGACCCATTGGTGATAAGATATAATAACCAACGTGCAATGAGAGCTCAAGGTAATCCGGTAAGTGGTGTGGGTACGGAAGATGCTCGTCAGACTATAGTGAAACAGATAGAGGCTATAGATCTACCCGAAGGTTATACTATGCAATGGGAAGGTGAATATAAAGCAAGTACACAATCGAGTGCTTATTTATTTAAGTATTTCCCTTTGGCTATAATTCTTATGATAGCTATTCTTATAATGTTGTTTAAAGATTACAGAAAGCCTATTATCATATTCTGTTGTATACCTTTATTATTAATTGGTGTAATATTCGGAATGTTGATTTCTGGTAAGACTTTCGGCTTTGTAGCTATTGTTGGTGTATTGGGGCTTATAGGTATGATTATAAAGAACGGTATTGTGCTTATGGACGAGATAACGCTTCAATTAAATTCGGGTGTCGACCCACTTAAAGCTCTACTTGATAGTTCGTCAAGTCGTTTTCGCCCAGTAATGATGGCATCTCTTACTACCATACTCGGAATGATACCTTTGTTGGGTGATGACTTGTTTGGTCCACTTGCAGTAACCATTATGGGAGGCTTATTTGTTGGCACTATCATAACTTTACTTATAATACCAGTGCTTTATTCTTTATTTTTCAAAATTAAAATAACAAGACAATGAACAGAGTAAAATATATTTTAGCAAGTATCTGCTTATTGGTAACTTTTAATGTTTCGGCTCAACAAGCTGTAGTTACATTGCAACAATGTAGAACAATGGCTTTAGAAAACAATAAAAAGATAGCTATAGCTTCGGAGAATAAAACAAAAGCAGAACAAGATGTGAAGGCTTATCGCACTAATTATTTGCCTAAATTATCTGCTTCGGGTAATTATCTGTTTACTACATCAAGCTTAGAAAAGTCTATGAATCTTATGGGTATGATTCCTTTAGAGTTAGATTTGCAGCTTAATAATACTTATGTAGCTGGCATTAGTTTGGAACAGCCAATTTATATGGGAGGTAAAATAACTTCGGCTTATAAAATGGCTAAGATAGGGGAGGAAATAGCTGAACTTAATGAACAGAAAACACAAGAAGAAGTTATATTACTCGCCGATGAGGCTTACTGGACTTATGTTCAGACTTTAGAACTTACTAAAACGGTTAAAGCCTACAAAAGTTTGATAGAGAAACTTCTATCAGATGTAGAAAATGCTTATAACGCAGGAATGAAGCCTCGTAACGACTTATTGAAAGTGCAAGTTAGTCTTAATGAAGCCGAACTACAACTGTTGCAAGCCGAGAATGGCGTAACACTCTCAAGAATGAACCTTTGCCATACTTTAGGCTTGTCTCTTTCTACAGAACTTATGGTTGAAGATTATAATGATAAACAGGTAGTAACAGATTTGCCTACTCCTGATGTTGAGGCTCGTCCTGAATATTCTATACTTAATAAGCAGATAGATTTTAAGTCGCAACAGGTAAAGCTTGTGCGAAGTGAGTTTCTTCCTAATGTAGGTGTAATGGGTAATTTTGGTTATGCTAATGGATTAAAGTTTAACAATAATAAGTTACTTGATAAGACAGCTTTTTCGGCAGTAGTTTCGGTAAATATACCTATCTTTCGTTGGGGAGAGAGTGTAAATAAGGTTCGTAGTGCAAAGGCGGAAAAGAATATGGCAATACTTCAGCGTGATGAATTATCGGAACAAATGGAACTTGAACTACAACAGGCTATAAATACTTTAGACGAATCGGTTAAGGAAATAACTTTAGCCGAACGTTCTCTTGTTCAAGCTGAAGAGAATATGCAGGAGAGTCGCAACAGATACGATGCCGGCTTAGAAACAATGTCGGACTACTTGGAAGCGCAAACTCTATGGCAGCAAGCTAACTTTTCGCTTATAAAAGCTCGTACATCATCAAGATTAGCTGAAACTAAGTATCTTAAAGCAGCAGGGAAAATGCAATTAGGAGAGAATAACTAAGTTATGATGTTTTAGTTATTACTTCCATTCTACAATTCTTACAATCGAATTTTAGATTTAATTTATTTCCACCAGTAGCAAGATAAAGAGGTTCTTTTATGGGTTTATGGGTGCTGACTTTCGGACAATACCCTAACTGAAACTTAATGCAGTACTTAGTAAACATAAGTGTTGCATTAGTTTGAGGGTTAGCTTCGAAGGCTTCATCTATTGCCGTAACACCGTGTTGTGTGTAAAACTCACGAGCCTTACGGTTGTAAACATTTCCTTTATAGTCGAGTTCCGACTCGGGGTAAAGGTTATTAGTTGGCTGTATAGAATGAATAGGTTTACGAAGAGCAATTTTCCTTACCGACACTAAAGCATCTATAATGTTTCGTCTCATATCCGAGAGGATAGACGAGGGGATAAACCAGTTGTTTGTAAGCTTATTGCTCAATTCATTTAGTATGAAGTTGGTATTGCCAAGCTTACTTAACTGTCGATAGATGTTTTCTTTTTGGTCTTTCTGTGATAATTCTTTATCGAATGATGCTGTTACCGTTGCGCTGAACATATCTTCGTCGGTAGCAGTTAGCGAAAACCCAAAGTTATTTTCTTCGAGAATGAAGTCAACACTTATCTTTCGTTCTGCCGACTTTTTAGATAAAACCTTTTCAAACTCCTGATTGAAGTTTCTGTAAAGAGTAAGTCCTGTGTTTAGTCGAGGCATTTCGGCAGGATATATCTTTTCTCCATCAACCTTATTAACTCTAAAGCCTTGAACTTCCTTCTTTTCGTTGATAAAGCATAGCCCATCGCCATTGTTGATAGATTTAAGGCTTGATAATGTAAAGTAATATCCTTTCAGTTCTTTAATGCTCCCTAATAGCTCCCCTTGTGATTTAGGAGAAAGAGATAATAGTTTGTTGTTTCTTTCATTTAGAAAGTAATCGGTAAACCCTCTGTTGAAACTCTTTTCGGGGTTGGGAAGGAAAAAACAAGTGCTTTTACCAGACGAAGACGCTCTATATTCTTCTCTTCTTTCGAAAATCTTATCAAGTTCTTTGCGGTAATAAGCAGTAATGTTTTTTACGTAAGAAATATCTTTTAATCGTCCCTCTATTTTGAAAGAAGAAACACCAGCATCTAATAACTTCTCTAAGTTTGCCGACTGATTTAAGTCTTTCAGAGATAGTAGATGTCGGTTGGAAGCAATAACATTATTCTCGCCATCGATTAAATTATAAGGCAGTCTACAATACTGAGCGCACTCGCCTCTGTTTGCACTTCTACCCGAAAGAGCTTGACTTATATAGCATTGTCCGCTATAAGAGGTACATAAAGCTCCGTGTACAAACACTTCTAAAGGTACGGACGTGCTATTAGATATATTCTTTATTTCAGATAATGATAACTCACGAGCAAGTACTACCTGTGCAAATCCTGCATCTTCGAGAAACTTAACCTTATCAATAGTGCGATTGTCTGTTTGTGTGCTTGCGTGAATGGCTATAGGAGGTAGGTTTAAGTTTACTATCCCCATATCTTGGATAATTATAGCATCGGCATTGATGCGATATAAATCCCAAATAAGACTTTCTACTTCTTTTAATTCCGAATCTTTAAGAATAGTATTGATAGCCACATAAACCTTAGCATTAAACAGATGGGCGTAATCAATTAGTTCAGAAATATCATCTAAGGAATTACCAGCAGCCGACCTTGCACTAAACTTAGGCGCGCCTATATATATAGCATCGGCACCGTGATTGATAGCCTCTATACCTATCTCTTTGTTCTTTGCCGGAGCCAGAAGTTCTATCTTTCTAACAATTTTCATATTAAATTTGATTTGGACAGACGTAATAACTTAACCAATTTTTGAATAATAGATTAGCGTGAGCTCTCCATTTTACCGAGATAGGATTGTTAGGATTGTTATCGATATAGTAATTTGCAGGAATATGTATTGGTAAACCTTTGTTGATGTCGCGTATGTATTCGTTGTTAAGAGCTTCGGGAGCATATTCGGAGTGTCCGGTAATGAAAATGTCTTTACCATTACGAGCCATAACGATATAAACTCCAGACTCGTTAGACTCAGAAACAATTTCAAGTTCGGGGTGTTTCAAAATATCTTCTTTACGAATTTCAGTATGCCTACTGTGAGGAACGAAAAACTCATCATCGAAACCCTTAAACAAAGGCAAGCGATTGTTAGATAGGGTATGCTTGAATATGCCAAACATCTTTTTGTTTAACTCATACTTAGGTACACCATAGAAATGATATAGAGCAGCCTGTGCAGCCCAACAAATATACAAGGTAGACTTAATGTTTTCGGAAGCCCAATTAAATATGCTTTGCAATTCTTGCCAATAGTTTACGTCTTCGTACTCTAATAACTCTACAGGAGCTCCGGTAATTATTAGTCCATCGTAATGTTTATCTTTAATATCTTCAAAGTTTTTGTAGAAAGCATTAAGATGTTCTTCTGGCGTATTCTTGCTTTTATGAGATTTAATCTTTATAAAATCAAGATTAATATTAAGAGGATAGCTATGTAATAGACGCACGAAATCAGTTTCTGTAACTATTTTAGTAGGCATTAAATTCAGTAATGCAATATTAAGAGTAGAGCCATTGACAGGCGAAAGTTTTTGTTCTTCAACAACAAAAATATTTTCTTTCTTTAGTATTTCTACTGCGGGCAAACTATCGGGAATATATATTGGCATAATTATTTGTCTTTACAGACTGCGAAGATAATAGAAAAACGCAAAGCTTGTAATATAGCTTTGCGTTTTTTTAATATAAGGGTTATGATTTGCTACTTATACTACACCCTGAGCAAGCATTGCTTTAGCGATTTTCATAAACCCGGCAATGTTTGCACCTTTAACGTAATTGATATAACCATTGTTTTCTTTGCCATATATTACGCATTGTTCGTGAATAGAGTTCATTATCTGAAGCAGTTTAGCATCTACTTCGTTGGCAGTCCACTGAATATGCATAGCATTTTGAGTCATCTCTAAGCCAGAGGTGGCAACACCACCAGCATTTACAGCTTTGCCAGGACCATAGATTATCTTATTCTCTATAAATAATTCAGTAGCCGCAGTGGTACAACCCATATTTGAAAGTTCACCAACACATATTACACCATTGTTGATAAGATTACGAGCATCTTCTTCATTCAATTCGTTTTGAGTAGCACAAGGAAGAGCTATGTCTACCTTTTGTTCCCAAGGACGTTTGTTAGGGAAAAACTCTACTCCATACTTTTCGGCATAAGGTCTAACAATATCTTCGCCAGAAGCACGTAGTTCGAGCATATATTCTATTTTGTCTCCTGTAATACCATCGGGGTCATAAACATAACCGTCAGGTCCTGAAATTGTAACAACCTTACCTCCTAACTGAGAAGCTTTAAGAGCAGCACCCCAAGCAACATTGCCAAAACCGGATAGTGCTATAGTTTTACCTTTTATATCTAAGTTATGAGCTTTAAGCATATTAACAACAAAGTATATTCCTCCAAAGCCAGTCGCTTCGGGACGAACAAGCGAACCTCCAAAATCTAAACCTTTACCTGTGAATGCACCTGTGTTTTCGTGTGCAAGTTTTTTATACATACCGTACATATAACCAACTTCGCGAGCTCCAACGCCTAAGTCTCCAGCGGGAACATCGGTGTCTGGACCTATATGTCTCCATAGCTCAAGTATAAAAGCTTGGCAGAATCGCATAACTTCAGCATCAGATTTGCCTTTAGGAGAGAAGTCGGAGCCTCCTTTGCCTCCACCCATGGGAAGTGTTGTGAGAGCATTCTTAAATGTTTGTTCGAAACCTAAAAATTTTAAGATAGAAAGGTTTACTGAAGGGTGAAAGCGTATACCTCCTTTATAAGGACCAATAGCATTATTGTGCTGTACTCGGTAGCCTAAGTTTACCTGAACTTTACCTTTGTCGTTAACCCAAGGTATTTTGAAAGAAAAGATACGATCAGGTTCAACTAATCGCTCTATAATACTTGCCTTTTCAAACTCAGGATGTTCGTTATAAACATCTTCTATTGTGGAGAGAACTTCCTCTACAGCTTGTAGGTACTCCTTTTCTCCTGGGTGCTTAGCCTCTAAGGCTTGAAGAATACTTTCTGTTTTCATACTAATTAAATTTAAATAGTAACTCTCCCCAAACTTACTGTATTTTATTTTATATTTGTGCTAAATATCGAAATAATTTATCAATCAATAAGAAATAATATGGTAGAGCGAGCTATTGATATGAAAAAATTAGTGCTTAAAGATGTGTCTTTCGCTAATTTAATGAACAAACGAATACTAAATGTTTTACTGATAGCAACACCTTACGATGCTTTTATGCTCGAAGATGATGGGCGTATCGACGAACAAATATTTAATGAATATACATCTTTGAGTCTTCGTTATCCTCCTCGTTTTACTCAGGTTTCGACAGAGAGAGAAGCTATATCGGCAATGACGCAAATAAACTTCGACCTTGTTATTTGTATGCCTAATATGGACGATTCGGATATCTTTGTAACTGCTAATAGAATAAAAGAGCTTTATCCTCTTATTCCTATTATAGTGCTAACTCCTTTCTCGCGTGAAGTGTCGAAAAGAATATCAAACGAAGACTTATCTTCTATCGATTATATATTTAGTTGGTTGGGCAATGCTCAGCTTTTGTTAGCTATCATAAAGTTGTTGGAAGATAGAATGAATGTAGATGATGATATTGAGTCGGTGGGAGTACAAACTATTCTTATTGTAGAAGACTCTATAAGATTTTATTCATCGGCTTTGCCTCTTATCTACCAGTTTATTTTGTTACAATCTAAAGAGTTTTCTAAAGAAGCTCTTAATGCTCACCAACAAACACTCAGAATGCGAGGACGACCAAAGGTGCTTCTTGCCCGTTCTTATGAAGAGGCAGAAACCTTGTATGATAAATACAAACATAATATGTTGGGAGTTGTTTGTGATATGAGTTTTAGTCATAACGATAAGAAAGACGATTTAGCAGGATATAAACTCGGTTGTAAAATAAGAAAAGAAGATAGATTTGTTCCTATTATCTTTGATTCGTCAGACCCCTCGAATAAGGTGTATGCTGAAGAACTAAGATGTAGTTTTGTGGATAAAAACTCTAAAACATTCCCATTAGACTTAAGAAGAGAAATAAAGAACAACTTTGGCTTTGGCGATTTTATAATTATAAATCCTCAGACAAGAGAAGAAGTTATGAGGGTAACATCTC from Dysgonomonadaceae bacterium PH5-43 includes these protein-coding regions:
- a CDS encoding homoserine O-succinyltransferase (product_source=KO:K00651; cath_funfam=3.40.50.880; cog=COG1897; ko=KO:K00651; pfam=PF04204; superfamily=52317; tigrfam=TIGR01001), with translation MPIYIPDSLPAVEILKKENIFVVEEQKLSPVNGSTLNIALLNLMPTKIVTETDFVRLLHSYPLNINLDFIKIKSHKSKNTPEEHLNAFYKNFEDIKDKHYDGLIITGAPVELLEYEDVNYWQELQSIFNWASENIKSTLYICWAAQAALYHFYGVPKYELNKKMFGIFKHTLSNNRLPLFKGFDDEFFVPHSRHTEIRKEDILKHPELEIVSESNESGVYIVMARNGKDIFITGHSEYAPEALNNEYIRDINKGLPIHIPANYYIDNNPNNPISVKWRAHANLLFKNWLSYYVCPNQI
- a CDS encoding glutamate dehydrogenase (NADP+) (product_source=KO:K00262; cath_funfam=3.40.50.10860,3.40.50.720; cog=COG0334; ko=KO:K00262; pfam=PF00208,PF02812; smart=SM00839; superfamily=51735,53223) yields the protein MKTESILQALEAKHPGEKEYLQAVEEVLSTIEDVYNEHPEFEKASIIERLVEPDRIFSFKIPWVNDKGKVQVNLGYRVQHNNAIGPYKGGIRFHPSVNLSILKFLGFEQTFKNALTTLPMGGGKGGSDFSPKGKSDAEVMRFCQAFILELWRHIGPDTDVPAGDLGVGAREVGYMYGMYKKLAHENTGAFTGKGLDFGGSLVRPEATGFGGIYFVVNMLKAHNLDIKGKTIALSGFGNVAWGAALKASQLGGKVVTISGPDGYVYDPDGITGDKIEYMLELRASGEDIVRPYAEKYGVEFFPNKRPWEQKVDIALPCATQNELNEEDARNLINNGVICVGELSNMGCTTAATELFIENKIIYGPGKAVNAGGVATSGLEMTQNAMHIQWTANEVDAKLLQIMNSIHEQCVIYGKENNGYINYVKGANIAGFMKIAKAMLAQGVV